One Myxococcus xanthus genomic region harbors:
- a CDS encoding class I fructose-bisphosphate aldolase: MPHTDRVKQILSWYPSDNPGTLTNLARLLNSGTLAGTGKLVILPVDQGFEHGPARSFGPNPAGYDPDYHINLAIESGCNAYAAPLGFLEAVAGRYAGEIPLILKVNNSDTLAKVANPMSAVTSSVKDAVRLGCTAVGYTIYPGSGARNEQYEDLRDIIAEAKSYGLPTVLWAYPRGNLSKEGETGIDVVAYAAQISAQLGAHVIKVKPPQDHIEQAEAKKAFEKAGIPTKTLADRVREVVRSAFNGKRIVIFSGGEAKGTDALLEEIKQINAGGGFGSIMGRNAFQRPHGESIKLLKDVMAIFAGKA, translated from the coding sequence ATGCCCCATACCGATCGCGTCAAGCAGATCCTGTCGTGGTACCCGTCTGACAACCCCGGCACGCTGACCAACCTGGCCCGGCTGCTGAACAGCGGCACGCTGGCCGGCACGGGCAAGCTCGTCATCCTCCCGGTGGATCAGGGCTTCGAGCACGGCCCGGCCCGCTCCTTCGGTCCGAACCCCGCAGGCTATGACCCGGACTACCACATCAACCTGGCCATCGAGTCGGGCTGCAACGCCTATGCAGCGCCGCTGGGCTTCCTGGAGGCGGTGGCCGGCAGGTACGCGGGTGAGATTCCCCTCATCCTCAAGGTCAACAACTCCGACACCCTGGCCAAGGTGGCCAACCCCATGTCCGCGGTGACGAGCTCCGTGAAGGACGCCGTCCGCCTGGGCTGCACCGCCGTCGGCTACACCATCTACCCGGGCTCCGGGGCGCGCAACGAGCAGTACGAGGACCTCCGCGACATCATCGCCGAGGCCAAGTCCTACGGCCTGCCCACCGTGCTCTGGGCCTACCCCCGCGGCAACCTGTCCAAGGAGGGTGAGACGGGCATCGACGTGGTGGCGTACGCGGCGCAGATCAGCGCCCAGCTCGGCGCCCACGTCATCAAGGTGAAGCCGCCGCAGGACCACATCGAGCAGGCCGAGGCGAAGAAGGCCTTCGAGAAGGCCGGCATCCCCACCAAGACGCTGGCGGACCGCGTCCGCGAGGTCGTCCGCTCCGCCTTCAACGGCAAGCGCATCGTCATCTTCTCCGGCGGCGAGGCCAAGGGCACCGACGCCCTGCTGGAGGAGATCAAGCAGATCAACGCCGGCGGCGGCTTCGGCTCCATCATGGGCCGCAACGCCTTCCAGCGTCCGCATGGCGAGTCCATCAAGCTCCTCAAGGACGTGATGGCCATCTTCGCCGGCAAGGCGTAA
- a CDS encoding tetratricopeptide repeat protein codes for MYNLLISLGVGIAVALLVKVAGFSIWAGLVPGILALVGTYIVLARRVASRVQSLMTVVQKDLQSQPTSQKDAQSRVDRAVKTLEQGLVYDKWQFLVGPELHSQIGMLKYMVKDHEGAKAAFEKGSGRNYMAKAMEGALYFQRKDFDAMKKAFESATKSGKKESIVWAAYAWCLMQNKDKDGALRVLARGVEQNPKDEKLKGSLAQLQNDKRLKMKPYEPTWWQFGLEAPPPVMPPMGGRRMQFSTRR; via the coding sequence ATGTACAACCTTCTCATCTCCCTCGGTGTGGGAATCGCCGTCGCGCTCCTGGTGAAGGTGGCCGGCTTCTCCATCTGGGCGGGGCTCGTCCCCGGAATCCTGGCCCTCGTCGGCACCTACATCGTGCTCGCTCGCCGGGTGGCCAGCCGCGTGCAGTCGCTGATGACGGTGGTCCAGAAGGACCTCCAGTCCCAGCCCACCAGCCAGAAGGACGCCCAGTCGCGGGTGGACCGGGCGGTGAAGACGCTGGAGCAGGGGCTCGTCTACGACAAGTGGCAGTTCCTGGTCGGTCCGGAGCTCCACTCCCAGATCGGCATGCTGAAGTACATGGTGAAGGACCATGAGGGCGCCAAGGCCGCCTTCGAGAAGGGCAGCGGCCGCAACTACATGGCCAAGGCCATGGAAGGCGCCCTGTACTTCCAGCGTAAGGACTTCGACGCCATGAAGAAGGCGTTCGAGTCCGCCACGAAGAGCGGCAAGAAGGAGTCCATTGTCTGGGCGGCCTATGCCTGGTGCCTGATGCAGAACAAGGACAAGGACGGCGCGCTGCGCGTGCTCGCCCGGGGCGTAGAGCAGAACCCCAAGGACGAGAAGCTCAAGGGCAGCCTCGCCCAGCTCCAGAACGACAAGCGCCTGAAGATGAAGCCGTACGAGCCCACGTGGTGGCAGTTCGGGCTCGAGGCTCCGCCGCCGGTCATGCCCCCCATGGGCGGCCGCCGCATGCAGTTCAGCACCCGACGCTAG
- a CDS encoding response regulator has product MRVLLVEDDASLREGMGELISELAQVHAVSTGEEAVEALEAGRFVLVISDLRISGGELGGRTVVEAARKRHQAVAIVSAATPDEVIQAVQPQVADAMLLKPFQIDDIYALVERFIALRQDVEQLATQGQRPAASVWSPRGAHVQIAREDALRAMWVSVTAGGDFGWTFHPTPSGVGVQVVEGVLEVDDVSYSAPGYFFLGAGQAPRMRSPEGCLVVAVGLKGQG; this is encoded by the coding sequence ATGAGGGTGTTGCTGGTCGAGGATGACGCGAGCCTGCGGGAAGGCATGGGCGAGCTCATCTCAGAGCTCGCGCAGGTCCACGCGGTCAGCACCGGGGAGGAAGCGGTCGAGGCCCTCGAGGCCGGGCGCTTCGTCCTGGTCATCAGTGATCTGCGCATCTCCGGAGGTGAGCTGGGCGGCCGGACGGTCGTCGAGGCCGCCCGGAAGCGTCATCAGGCGGTGGCCATTGTCAGCGCCGCGACGCCGGACGAGGTGATCCAGGCCGTCCAGCCGCAGGTGGCGGACGCCATGCTCCTCAAGCCGTTCCAGATCGACGACATCTACGCCCTGGTGGAGCGCTTCATCGCGCTGCGTCAGGACGTGGAGCAACTGGCCACCCAGGGGCAGCGGCCTGCCGCGAGCGTCTGGTCGCCGCGGGGCGCCCACGTTCAGATCGCGCGGGAAGACGCGTTGAGGGCAATGTGGGTGTCCGTGACGGCCGGCGGCGACTTCGGCTGGACGTTCCACCCGACGCCCTCGGGCGTGGGGGTTCAGGTGGTCGAAGGTGTCCTCGAAGTGGATGACGTGTCGTACTCGGCGCCCGGATATTTCTTCCTGGGGGCCGGGCAGGCGCCTCGGATGCGCAGCCCGGAGGGCTGCCTGGTCGTGGCAGTGGGACTGAAAGGGCAGGGCTGA
- a CDS encoding RsmB/NOP family class I SAM-dependent RNA methyltransferase, translated as MLRGEPLKAALANALREANGLGGQERRFAAMAVRELSRHQRLLDLAARLLGHTMGKVGLTEDQALVRYALWRRIFCGEGWARIGPEVRLPGPVRPRTIKDDLLQRVVEQPLPEAPLPESQTERLAIRYSFPNWLVQRLAQVYPEDVLEGLLASLDEEPSLHFRVRPPGTRDAVLAALKEEGVNAEPVAAAPDAVRVTDSSHRVFETRMMKSGRLQVQDVGSQLISELCRPREGSLEGFTVADVCAGAGGKTLALADFVGPQGRVLAGDRSRRRLAEARERVRHFSLRQVAFPHPLPLSDADVLLIDAPCSGTGSLAREPDQKWKLTAQEIAKYQATQSELLDEVSRQAKPGALIVYATCSVMPEEDEAVVEAFLAKHPDFTLEPVEDVLGAERAALAAQGPYLKALPPKVPGGGFFAARLRRTGAGPG; from the coding sequence GTGCTTCGCGGCGAGCCTTTGAAGGCCGCGCTTGCCAACGCCTTGCGAGAGGCCAATGGCCTGGGCGGCCAGGAGCGGCGCTTCGCCGCCATGGCCGTGCGCGAGCTGTCCCGGCACCAGCGCTTGTTGGACCTGGCGGCCCGGTTGCTGGGCCACACCATGGGTAAGGTGGGGTTGACGGAGGACCAGGCGCTGGTGCGCTACGCCCTCTGGCGCCGCATCTTCTGTGGTGAGGGCTGGGCCCGCATCGGTCCCGAGGTCCGCTTGCCGGGGCCCGTGCGTCCGCGCACCATCAAGGACGATCTGCTCCAGCGCGTGGTGGAACAGCCGCTGCCGGAGGCGCCGCTCCCGGAGTCCCAGACGGAGCGGCTGGCCATTCGCTACTCGTTCCCCAACTGGTTGGTGCAGCGCCTGGCCCAGGTGTACCCGGAGGATGTGCTGGAAGGGCTGCTGGCGTCGCTCGATGAGGAGCCGTCGCTGCACTTCCGCGTGCGGCCCCCGGGGACCCGGGACGCGGTGCTGGCGGCGCTGAAGGAAGAGGGCGTCAACGCCGAACCGGTGGCCGCGGCGCCGGATGCTGTGCGGGTGACGGACTCCAGCCACCGCGTCTTCGAGACTCGGATGATGAAGTCCGGCCGGCTCCAGGTGCAGGACGTGGGCAGCCAGCTCATCTCCGAGCTGTGCCGTCCCCGGGAGGGCTCGCTGGAGGGCTTCACCGTGGCGGACGTGTGCGCCGGCGCGGGCGGCAAGACGCTGGCGTTGGCGGACTTCGTCGGGCCCCAGGGCAGGGTGCTGGCTGGGGACCGTTCGCGGCGTCGGCTGGCTGAGGCGCGCGAGCGCGTGCGCCACTTCTCTCTCCGGCAGGTCGCCTTTCCGCATCCGCTTCCGCTGTCCGACGCGGACGTCCTTCTGATCGATGCGCCGTGCAGCGGCACGGGTTCCCTGGCGCGCGAGCCGGATCAGAAGTGGAAGCTCACCGCTCAGGAAATCGCCAAGTACCAGGCCACGCAGTCAGAGTTGCTGGATGAGGTGTCACGCCAGGCGAAGCCGGGGGCACTCATCGTCTATGCGACCTGCTCGGTGATGCCGGAGGAGGACGAGGCGGTGGTGGAGGCCTTCCTCGCGAAGCATCCGGACTTCACGCTGGAGCCGGTCGAGGACGTACTCGGCGCGGAGCGGGCGGCGCTCGCCGCGCAGGGGCCCTATCTGAAGGCGTTGCCTCCCAAGGTTCCCGGGGGAGGATTCTTCGCGGCCCGGCTGCGGAGGACAGGGGCGGGGCCGGGTTGA
- a CDS encoding bestrophin family protein has translation MIDYDPHRWWSYFHYLRGSMVREIVARVLICVLWAVGVTAVHHHTKPLDIPATVHTLAGISLSLLLVFRTNASYDRFWEGRKLWGGIVNETRNLARASSVFMRRDAGLYGTLVRWISAFPYAAAASLRGERDLGPVASELPRDEADAVLGSQHVPLAVSQKMSAVLDEGRLRGYYPEHVQMQLDQNVQLLIDYIGGCERIHKTPMPFAYMMHLRRALMVYCYTLPFALVDSFGWITVPATFVVAYVFFGIEEIGVEIEDPFGHDDNDLPLERICETIHGNLKALMPGSAEAIHAPVSVVAIPGGGQDA, from the coding sequence ATGATCGACTATGACCCGCACCGTTGGTGGAGTTACTTCCATTACCTCCGCGGTTCCATGGTCCGCGAGATTGTGGCCCGGGTCCTCATCTGTGTGTTGTGGGCCGTGGGCGTCACCGCGGTTCATCACCACACCAAGCCCCTGGACATCCCGGCCACGGTGCACACGCTGGCGGGCATCTCGCTCAGCTTGTTGCTCGTCTTCCGGACCAACGCCTCCTACGACCGCTTCTGGGAAGGCCGGAAGCTGTGGGGCGGCATCGTCAACGAGACGCGCAACCTGGCTCGTGCATCCAGCGTCTTCATGCGTCGGGACGCCGGGCTCTACGGCACGCTGGTGCGGTGGATCAGCGCCTTCCCCTATGCCGCCGCCGCGTCACTGCGAGGGGAGCGAGACCTGGGCCCCGTCGCCTCCGAGCTGCCGCGCGACGAAGCGGACGCCGTGCTGGGCAGCCAGCACGTCCCGCTCGCGGTGTCGCAGAAGATGTCCGCCGTGCTCGATGAGGGCCGGCTGCGGGGCTACTACCCCGAACACGTCCAGATGCAGCTCGACCAGAATGTCCAACTGCTCATCGACTACATCGGCGGCTGCGAGCGCATTCACAAGACGCCCATGCCGTTCGCCTACATGATGCACCTGCGGCGAGCGCTGATGGTCTACTGCTACACGCTGCCGTTCGCGCTGGTGGATTCGTTCGGCTGGATAACGGTGCCGGCCACGTTCGTCGTCGCCTACGTCTTCTTCGGCATCGAGGAGATTGGCGTGGAGATCGAGGACCCGTTCGGCCACGACGACAACGACCTGCCGCTGGAGCGGATCTGCGAGACGATCCACGGCAACCTCAAGGCGCTGATGCCCGGGAGCGCCGAGGCCATCCACGCCCCGGTCTCCGTGGTCGCCATTCCCGGCGGTGGTCAGGACGCGTAG
- a CDS encoding TolC family protein, which yields MRRHLDHGVTVALMLAAGVAGAQLTPGSAGTGSSPSTGTGSTPAPSTPGTTQAPETPDLGTPGSDAPTAVPGTGAPGGTRPTPRVGTGGRDLPPSPPGIAPSSIEETPGSSQPGRAISPAPALEPSAEAEQVKEGVTGAPDSEEKPARREPLTLARLVARAREADSRVEEATAELRKFQALYQQARWAWFPKFEITVGAGGPTPEARNDGLGGPPTTEATYKGDLNFGRVGVTMFSTGNAVLPLYTFGKLTALEKAGAQGPVLGAALRERTRNEVGFQAAQAYFGYQLARNGLQQIEEVSKRLEDAAQRIERLLKEDSAQVSAVDSYKVRFFRQIVEARRAEALQGRQFALAAIGLLANVGPEDAVTVVDEDLELEEDVPVPSLEQAMVRAEQSRPELTAVAAGIAAREQEVFIRERSYYPDLGLAGFYDVRFTTSTTRQRTPFAFDPYNDRTGGVGLVMRGTFDIPIKDAQLEQARAELDKLRAQEKQIRAGIRLEVSKVHGELVAAWSRARAFGEAERSARRWVTAAFTAFDLGTGDTRDLVDAFTAYAQASGDKGKSWHDVRVGMAALARVTGAPLAPGE from the coding sequence ATGCGCAGACACCTGGATCATGGCGTGACAGTGGCGCTGATGCTCGCGGCGGGCGTTGCCGGAGCGCAGCTCACCCCCGGCTCGGCCGGGACGGGGAGCAGCCCTTCAACCGGCACCGGAAGCACGCCGGCCCCCTCCACGCCCGGCACTACGCAAGCGCCGGAGACGCCGGACCTGGGGACGCCGGGCTCCGACGCGCCGACGGCGGTGCCTGGCACTGGGGCGCCGGGAGGGACGCGGCCCACGCCTCGCGTGGGGACCGGGGGGCGGGACCTGCCGCCGAGTCCGCCGGGCATTGCGCCGAGCTCGATTGAGGAGACGCCGGGTTCCTCCCAGCCGGGGCGGGCCATTTCACCCGCGCCAGCCCTGGAACCCTCCGCCGAGGCGGAGCAGGTGAAGGAGGGCGTCACGGGTGCGCCGGACTCGGAGGAGAAACCCGCGCGGAGGGAGCCGCTGACGCTGGCGCGGCTGGTGGCGCGGGCTCGCGAAGCGGACTCCCGGGTGGAGGAGGCGACGGCGGAGCTGCGCAAGTTCCAGGCGCTCTACCAACAGGCGCGGTGGGCCTGGTTCCCCAAGTTCGAAATCACCGTGGGCGCGGGAGGCCCCACGCCGGAGGCCCGCAACGACGGCCTGGGTGGACCTCCCACCACGGAGGCCACCTATAAGGGAGACCTGAACTTCGGCCGCGTCGGCGTGACGATGTTCTCCACCGGCAACGCGGTGCTGCCGCTCTACACCTTCGGCAAGCTGACGGCGCTGGAGAAGGCGGGCGCGCAGGGGCCGGTGCTGGGGGCCGCGCTCCGCGAGCGCACGCGCAACGAGGTCGGCTTCCAGGCCGCGCAGGCGTACTTCGGCTACCAGTTGGCGCGGAACGGGCTTCAGCAGATTGAAGAGGTCTCGAAGCGGTTGGAGGACGCTGCCCAGCGCATCGAACGGCTGCTCAAGGAGGACTCGGCCCAGGTGTCCGCGGTGGACTCGTACAAGGTCCGCTTCTTCCGGCAGATTGTCGAAGCGCGCAGGGCGGAGGCTCTGCAGGGACGTCAGTTCGCGCTCGCCGCCATCGGCCTGCTGGCGAACGTGGGGCCCGAAGACGCAGTGACGGTGGTGGACGAAGACCTGGAGCTCGAAGAGGACGTGCCGGTGCCCAGCCTGGAGCAGGCCATGGTGCGCGCGGAGCAGTCCCGTCCGGAATTGACGGCCGTCGCCGCCGGCATCGCCGCTCGCGAGCAGGAGGTCTTCATCCGCGAGCGCAGCTACTACCCGGACCTGGGTCTGGCTGGCTTCTATGATGTGCGCTTCACCACCAGCACCACGCGGCAGCGCACGCCCTTCGCGTTTGATCCGTACAACGACCGCACCGGGGGCGTGGGCCTGGTGATGCGGGGGACGTTCGACATTCCCATCAAGGACGCCCAGCTCGAGCAGGCCCGCGCGGAGCTGGACAAGCTGCGCGCGCAGGAGAAGCAGATTCGCGCGGGCATCCGCCTGGAGGTCTCCAAGGTGCACGGCGAGCTGGTGGCCGCCTGGAGTCGCGCCCGGGCCTTTGGCGAGGCGGAGCGGAGCGCCCGCCGGTGGGTGACGGCCGCCTTCACCGCGTTCGACCTGGGGACCGGTGACACTCGTGACCTGGTGGACGCTTTCACGGCCTATGCCCAGGCTTCAGGTGACAAAGGCAAGAGCTGGCACGACGTTCGAGTAGGTATGGCCGCCCTCGCGCGGGTAACCGGGGCGCCGCTGGCTCCGGGTGAATAA
- the miaA gene encoding tRNA (adenosine(37)-N6)-dimethylallyltransferase MiaA, with protein MGEGGAQRPLLTVIAGPTASGKTALAIALAQRAGGEIVSADSQQVYRHFDIGTAKPSSEELAAVPHHLVSAVDPMEAFSAVEYQRRADAVIAEIAARGRPVFVVGGTGLYLRVLLHGVLEAPGALPELRAELEALAAGEGREAVHRRLAEVDPETAAKLPPQDLVRVIRALEIHAQTGVPASAFRKAHAFAPDRYPFQLYVLSPPRDVLYGLINTRTRMLFERGLVEETRELLARGYADSAPMRSVGYVQARAVVEGRMTREEAIHDTAQETRRYAKRQLTWFRKEPGAVFLAPPYEAALPLGGCCSP; from the coding sequence ATGGGTGAGGGTGGAGCGCAGCGGCCACTGTTGACGGTGATTGCCGGGCCGACGGCGTCGGGGAAGACGGCGCTGGCGATTGCGCTGGCTCAGCGTGCTGGTGGCGAGATTGTCAGCGCGGACTCGCAGCAGGTGTATCGGCACTTCGATATCGGCACGGCGAAGCCCTCCTCGGAGGAGCTGGCTGCGGTGCCTCATCACCTGGTGTCCGCCGTGGACCCGATGGAGGCGTTCTCCGCTGTCGAGTACCAGCGCCGTGCGGACGCCGTCATCGCGGAGATTGCCGCACGCGGCCGGCCTGTCTTCGTCGTGGGTGGCACCGGGCTGTATTTGCGCGTGTTGCTTCACGGTGTGCTCGAGGCGCCCGGGGCCTTGCCGGAGTTGAGGGCGGAGCTGGAGGCGCTGGCGGCCGGTGAGGGGCGCGAGGCGGTGCATCGGAGGCTGGCGGAGGTGGACCCGGAGACGGCGGCGAAGCTTCCTCCGCAGGACCTGGTCCGCGTCATCCGGGCGCTGGAGATTCATGCGCAGACAGGCGTGCCCGCCTCGGCGTTCCGGAAGGCCCATGCCTTCGCGCCGGACCGCTATCCCTTCCAACTGTACGTTCTGTCGCCACCGCGCGACGTGCTGTACGGGCTCATCAACACGCGCACGCGGATGTTGTTCGAGCGTGGGCTCGTCGAGGAGACCCGCGAGCTGCTGGCGCGGGGGTACGCCGATTCGGCGCCCATGCGCAGCGTGGGCTATGTGCAGGCGCGCGCCGTCGTTGAGGGGCGGATGACGCGCGAAGAGGCCATTCACGACACCGCGCAGGAGACGCGCCGCTACGCCAAGCGGCAGTTGACGTGGTTCCGGAAGGAGCCCGGGGCTGTCTTCCTGGCTCCCCCGTACGAGGCGGCGCTTCCGCTCGGCGGCTGTTGCTCGCCCTGA
- a CDS encoding response regulator, which produces MMLGNRLATGSRVAVVGGGIAGAGLAASLLFNGRARGLALDVRVYSGGTQERTAPPAVLTPECRSRLAALGCRIPSEWRAHELRGVEIIAEGRRELLSSTPGGLWVVDGWPQGLGGLEQVRDVLATAASAQGARFLPRHVERVERQAPAPDAPAAVRGAGSLVVRAQGSGDRFHAVALASGAGPLMGDAFFKGFRPAPTIPAVQARLRHASPRLELAPVARLWIAPLPAVDGLFLLPGANSVYALAFGPAVTPADLCQVLMMAARDGLVEEGFELAALETTRLPYGPGRTLVAPGQIAVGPAAFGHPLQVGLSETLASCSRAAVALLDGGLDTGLLERRYVREGLGEMLEDAAAGARTMTWLRRAGPRAPEAFVRAKGRRTLGGTFGGGVLGLSGPSPIALLGAARWEGLKELVGSWLRTTVEPVPSVVPELEPDLYYVVDDDPDAREALTALLESTGATVVSFADELALFCAVARRPPTAILLDVVLHWVDGLRLAEGLKQHPLTRNTRVLVMSGLNRPHVRQRALDAGAEAFLPKPVDPDRLLRILTGRVPVLEPAPAPHAADDTRELAADRYAS; this is translated from the coding sequence ATGATGCTGGGGAACAGACTGGCGACGGGTTCGAGGGTGGCGGTGGTGGGAGGCGGCATTGCCGGAGCGGGGCTTGCCGCCTCACTCCTTTTCAACGGGAGGGCTCGCGGGCTGGCGCTGGACGTGCGCGTCTACTCCGGAGGAACACAGGAGCGCACCGCACCGCCGGCGGTGCTGACGCCGGAGTGCCGCTCACGCCTGGCCGCGCTGGGCTGCCGCATCCCCTCCGAATGGCGTGCCCATGAGCTGCGCGGTGTTGAGATCATCGCCGAGGGCCGGCGCGAGCTGCTGTCCTCCACGCCCGGTGGACTCTGGGTGGTGGACGGCTGGCCCCAGGGGTTGGGCGGCCTCGAGCAGGTGCGGGATGTGCTCGCCACCGCGGCCAGCGCCCAGGGCGCTCGCTTCCTTCCCCGCCACGTCGAGCGCGTGGAGCGACAGGCCCCCGCGCCGGATGCGCCCGCCGCGGTGCGCGGCGCGGGTTCGTTGGTGGTACGCGCCCAGGGAAGTGGCGATCGCTTTCATGCGGTGGCGCTGGCCTCGGGCGCCGGGCCGCTGATGGGAGACGCCTTCTTCAAGGGCTTCCGCCCCGCCCCCACCATCCCGGCGGTGCAGGCCCGCCTGCGCCACGCTTCGCCTCGGCTGGAACTGGCTCCGGTGGCCCGGCTGTGGATTGCGCCCCTGCCAGCGGTCGATGGCCTGTTCCTGCTGCCTGGCGCCAACTCGGTGTACGCGCTGGCCTTCGGGCCGGCGGTGACGCCCGCGGACCTGTGCCAGGTGCTGATGATGGCCGCGCGTGACGGCCTGGTGGAGGAAGGCTTCGAGCTGGCGGCCCTGGAGACCACCCGCCTGCCCTACGGACCGGGCCGGACGCTGGTCGCGCCGGGGCAGATCGCGGTCGGGCCCGCGGCCTTCGGCCACCCGCTCCAGGTGGGATTGTCGGAGACACTGGCTTCGTGCAGCCGCGCGGCGGTGGCGCTACTCGACGGCGGGCTGGACACGGGCCTCCTGGAGCGCCGCTACGTGCGCGAAGGCCTGGGCGAAATGCTGGAGGACGCCGCCGCGGGAGCCCGGACGATGACCTGGCTGCGCCGAGCGGGGCCTCGGGCGCCGGAGGCCTTCGTCAGGGCGAAGGGGCGACGGACGCTGGGTGGCACCTTCGGCGGCGGGGTGCTGGGCCTGAGCGGACCCTCGCCCATCGCGCTCCTGGGCGCCGCGCGCTGGGAGGGACTCAAGGAGCTGGTGGGCTCCTGGCTGCGCACCACGGTGGAGCCGGTGCCCTCGGTGGTGCCGGAGTTGGAGCCGGACCTCTACTACGTCGTAGATGACGACCCGGACGCACGCGAGGCGCTCACGGCGCTGCTCGAGAGCACCGGAGCCACGGTGGTGTCCTTCGCCGACGAGCTGGCCCTCTTCTGCGCGGTGGCCCGGCGGCCACCCACGGCCATCCTCCTGGACGTGGTGCTGCACTGGGTGGACGGCCTGCGGCTGGCCGAGGGCCTGAAGCAGCATCCCCTCACCCGGAACACCCGCGTGCTGGTGATGAGTGGCCTCAACCGGCCGCATGTCCGGCAGCGGGCCCTGGACGCAGGGGCGGAGGCCTTCTTGCCCAAGCCCGTGGACCCAGACCGGCTGCTGCGCATCCTCACCGGCCGAGTCCCCGTCCTGGAGCCCGCGCCCGCGCCGCATGCCGCGGACGACACGCGCGAGCTGGCCGCGGACCGCTACGCGTCCTGA
- a CDS encoding HdeD family acid-resistance protein produces the protein MAFTDERKPEILTPDSRPRVNSAAWGGPFIMGILMVLLGIVALGAAFFTSLVSAILFGAMLAAAGVMEVISAFRTRKEGGPFWLYLLSGILSVVVGLFILVYPAAGLGAMTLLLAGYFFASGLFHAVTSVMDRYPRWGWDFFYGAVSIFLGIVVMRQWPISAVWLVGTLVGIGIFFRGVALMAGALTVRKVLRSGGPTTPASISH, from the coding sequence ATGGCCTTCACCGATGAACGCAAACCGGAAATCCTGACCCCTGACTCGAGGCCGAGGGTGAACTCGGCGGCCTGGGGTGGCCCCTTCATCATGGGGATTTTGATGGTGCTGCTGGGGATTGTCGCGCTGGGGGCCGCCTTCTTCACCAGCCTGGTGTCGGCCATCCTCTTCGGCGCGATGCTGGCCGCGGCAGGCGTCATGGAAGTCATCTCCGCCTTCCGGACGCGCAAGGAGGGCGGGCCGTTCTGGCTGTACCTGCTCAGCGGCATCCTCTCCGTCGTCGTGGGTCTGTTCATCCTTGTCTACCCGGCGGCGGGACTGGGGGCCATGACCCTGCTGCTGGCGGGCTACTTCTTCGCCAGCGGGCTCTTTCACGCCGTCACCTCGGTGATGGACCGCTATCCCCGGTGGGGCTGGGACTTCTTCTACGGCGCCGTGTCCATCTTCCTGGGCATCGTCGTGATGCGGCAGTGGCCCATCTCCGCCGTCTGGCTGGTGGGCACGCTGGTGGGAATCGGCATCTTCTTCCGGGGCGTGGCGCTGATGGCGGGCGCCCTCACCGTGCGCAAGGTGCTCCGCTCGGGCGGTCCGACGACGCCTGCCTCCATCTCCCATTGA
- a CDS encoding diguanylate cyclase — protein MERRGRTSERSLLLIIEDDAQVRESLVDLLSVRFDVLAAPDSNEGLELAREHHPDLILLDRFLPSGDGLAVLELLQRESCTEAVPVIFLTGDADEATLERCLEMGAVDFIHKPASARELLARIDRALRQSEQQRRLQILAQTDGLTGLANFRALSIRMEEEFRRAQRYQYPLSVVIIDLDHLKAINDGMGHDVGNRAILALATQLKHELRESDFAARFGGDEFVALLPHQTALEAAVFAERIRTGLRAVGVQKSDGRPAPFGLSVSVGIADHTFEGPREDTESLMKAADAALYEAKREGRDRVVVFGRPANSPPAQRH, from the coding sequence ATGGAACGGCGCGGCCGGACCTCCGAGCGGTCCCTTCTGCTCATCATCGAGGATGACGCACAGGTCCGCGAGAGCCTCGTAGACCTGCTCTCCGTACGCTTCGACGTGCTCGCCGCTCCGGATTCGAATGAGGGGCTGGAGCTGGCGCGGGAGCACCACCCGGACCTCATCCTCCTGGACAGGTTCCTTCCCAGCGGAGACGGGCTCGCGGTGCTCGAGTTGCTCCAGCGCGAGTCGTGCACGGAAGCCGTGCCCGTCATCTTCCTGACGGGCGACGCGGACGAGGCCACGCTGGAGCGCTGCCTGGAGATGGGCGCCGTGGACTTCATCCACAAGCCGGCCAGCGCGCGGGAGTTGCTGGCCCGTATCGACCGGGCGCTGCGCCAGAGCGAGCAGCAGCGCCGACTGCAGATCCTCGCGCAGACGGACGGCCTCACGGGGCTCGCCAACTTCCGTGCGCTGAGCATCCGGATGGAAGAAGAGTTCCGCCGGGCCCAGCGCTACCAGTACCCGCTGAGCGTCGTCATCATCGACCTGGACCACCTCAAGGCCATCAACGACGGCATGGGCCATGACGTGGGCAACCGGGCGATTCTCGCGCTGGCCACCCAGTTGAAGCACGAGCTGCGTGAGTCGGACTTCGCGGCCCGCTTCGGTGGAGACGAGTTCGTCGCGCTGCTGCCGCACCAGACGGCGTTGGAAGCAGCCGTCTTCGCCGAGCGCATCCGCACCGGGCTGCGCGCCGTCGGCGTCCAGAAGAGCGACGGCCGCCCCGCTCCCTTCGGACTGAGCGTGAGCGTGGGCATCGCCGACCATACCTTCGAAGGGCCTCGCGAGGACACCGAGTCGCTGATGAAGGCGGCGGACGCGGCCCTCTACGAGGCAAAGCGCGAGGGGCGGGATCGGGTCGTCGTGTTCGGCCGGCCCGCGAATTCGCCTCCGGCGCAGCGGCACTGA